A stretch of DNA from Acidobacteriota bacterium:
ATAACGCCGACGCAATCCGCGGGCGAGATTGATGCCCATCACGGCGCACTCGACGTCGAGGGGCTTGTAGTCTTCGATCAGGGTCACCGCCTCGAAGGGATCGAGGTCCGCCGCCTCCACCTCGATGGCCTCGAGGAGGAACTCGAGATCGAGACGGCGCAGGAACTCGCGCGCCTGGGCGACATCCTCGCCACCGCCATCCACCGACAGCACGAAGGCCTTGAGGCGAGCCGGGCTCTGGCCGCTCTCGAGCAGAGCCCGGTAGAGGGCGAGCAGAACGCTGCCGCTGTCGATTCCACCGGAGAAGGAAACCCCCAACGGCTCCTCCGCCGGCACCCGTTCGAGCCAGTCTTGCACCTCTTGGTAGAGGGCTCCGATGTAGCGCTCGCCGATGACCTCGAGGTCCGGCGCCATCACCGCCCGCGGCGGCGCGAAGAAGCGCCGGTGGACGGGATTGGGATCGGGACAGCCGATCAGCTTGAGGGAGAGAACGTGGTGCGCCGGCACCATCCGGCAGTAGGTCGGGTGGAACTGCTTCTCATAGCCCTCACCGCGCAGGAACTCGAGGATCTCGCGCATCGACTCCGCCACCACCAGCATCGGGCCGGCTTCCTCTTTGGCCAGGAAGTAGCGCAACGGCCGGTCGAGGCTGCGGGCCAAGCGCACGTCCTCGCCGTCGCGCGCCACCAGAGCGAAGGAGCCTCGGATGGCCAAAACCTGCTCGGGATCGGCGGCCAGCACTCGGCGACGGGCTTCCTCCACCTCGAGGTCGAAAAGCTGCTGACTCGCCGGGTCGACGAGATCGATCAAGCGCGCTACGGGTCGGTCCATGGGGAGTCTCCTATTCGCAGGTCGTAGGCCAGCATTATAGGACCTGAAGACCTCGGAATTTTTCCATGGGGTGGGAATTTTCCCATCCTCGAAGGCCCCGATGAGATTCCATCGGGGCCCCGGAAAAGCTGCTCAATAAGAACCGCAAGTCGCTGAATTAATTAGACTTAAACAAAAATCCAACCTTCACGCCGGAGCCGGCATCGGCTGCTGGCACGGCTCCTGCTCTAGGAAGGGAGCGTCACGCAGCCCACGGACCACGCGACGTCCGTAGGACGCAACGGCGATTTAAAAGCGACCTTCCTGAAAAGAGGGTCGCTCTTTTTTTGTCCTCGCTTCCCCTCCCGCCCCGGCGCACCGACCGGGCCAGCGATTCGTCATTGCCAGCGCAGCACCGTGGCCATCGCCGCCGGGCCGGGCGAACACCGGTGAGCAGTTGCGTCTCTGCTTGCCGCCGAGTACGATCCGAAGGATTTTCAACCCTCTGAAAGCACTTCCACTCTCGAAACGAAAGCCCAGGGAACCATGAAATTGTTCGTCCCCAGGGAGCGTCGGAGTGACGATGGCCGTGTCGCTCTGAGCCCCGAAACGGTCCGCAAGCTGGTCAAGAAGGGGCTCGAGGTCGAGGTCGAAGGCGGCGCCGGCGAGGGTGCCGCTTTCCCCGACCAGGAGTACACCGAGGCCGGCGCCGAGATCGCCGAAGGCTGGGACTCGGCCGATGTCGTCGCCACCATCGCGGCGCCCTCACCGGCCCAGATCGAGCGCATGAAGGCCGGCGCTCTGCTGATCTCCTTCATGACACCGCACCAAAATCACGACGCGGTGCGCGCCCTGGTCGCCGGCAAGGTCGATTGCCTGGCGATGGAGCTGGTGCCTCGGATCACCCGCGCCCAGAGCATGGATGCGCTGTCCTCCCAGGCCTCCATCGCCGGCTATCGGGCGGTGCTGATCGCCGCCAGCCGTCTGGGCAAGTACTTTCCCTTGCTGATGACCGCCGCCGGCACCATCAAGCCCGCCAAGGTGGTGATCATGGGCGCCGGCGTCGCCGGCCTGCAGGCCATCGCCACCGCCAAGCGACTCGGCGCGGTGGTCGAAGTCTCGGACATCCGGCCGGTAGTGCAAGAGCAGGTCGAGTCCCTCGGCGGCAAGTTCATCCCGCTGCCGATGGCGGAGAGTGGCGAAGGCGAGGGCGGTTACGCCAAGCAGATGACGGAGGACTTCCTGCGCCGCCAACGCGAGATCGTGCACCGCCACGTCGCCGCCGCCGACGTCGTCATCACCACCGCCCTGATTCCCGGCAAGCCCGCCCCAATGCTGGTTCCGGCGGCGATGGTCGAAGCCATGAAGCCGGGCTCGGTGATCGTCGACCTGGCGGTCTCCCAAGGCGGCAACTGCGAGCTTTCGAAGGCCGACGAGGAGGTCGTCCACCAAGGGGTGATCATCCTCGGACCGTCCAACCTTCCGGCCGGCATGACGCAGGATGCCAGCACCCTCTACGGCCGCAACGTCCTCGCCCTGCTCGAGGATGTCCTCGACGACGACGGTGGCCTCGACCTCGATCCCGAGAACAACGACGTGGTGGCGGGAGCCCTGCTTACCCGTGGCGGCACCGTCCACCACGCTGCCACCGCCGCCGCCATGGAGGAGTGATGGGACCACTACTGATCAGTATCTATGTCTTCGTGCTGGCCATCTTCGTCGGCTTCGAGATCATCACCAAGGTCCCGCCGACACTCCACACGCCGCTCATGTCGGGCGCCAACGCCATTTCCGGAATCACCATCGTCGGCGCCTTCTACGCCGCCCAGAGCGGCCATGTCGCGATCAGTAGCGTGCTCGGCTGCGGCGCCATCGCCTTGGCCTCGGTGAACGTCGTCGGCGGCTTCATGGTCACCGATCGCATGCTCAAGATGTTCGGCCAGAAGAAGAAGCGATGAGCGCCATCGACACCACTCTGGTCCCGATCCTCTACCTGCTCTCGGCCGTCGTTTTCATCTTCGGCATCAAGGGGCTGACCAAGGTCCGCACCGCCCGCCGCGGCAATCTGATGGCCGCCGGCGCCATGCTGCTGGCGATCGTCGCGACGCTGATCGAGCTCGGCACCATCGACTACCGCTGGATCCTCCTCGGCCTGCTGATCGGCGGCACCATCGGCGCCTTCGTGGCGATCAAGGTCGAGATGACCGCCATGCCCGAGATGGTCGCCCTGTTCAACGGCTGCGGCGGCGCCGCCTCGGCCCTGGTCGCCATCGCGTATCTGTGGTTCCAGGTCGTCGAGCCGGGGGCCGACGGCACCGCCGCCGGCGTGCTGGGAGCCGACTCGGCGGTCTCGTCGGTGCTCTCCATCCTGATCGGCGCCGTCACCCTGACCGGCAGCATCGTGGCCTATCTCAAGCTGCGCGGCTGGATCTTCGGCCGCCGCATCTCCGGTCAGCCGATTCTGCTGCCCGGACGCCACCTGATCAACGCCGTGGTCGCCCTGGCGGCCATCGGCTGCGGTATCGGAGCCCTGTTCTTCGTCGCACCGACCTCGATGGCCGGCCTGGTGATCGGTGCCACCGTCGCCAGCTTGATTCTCGGCATCCTGCTGGTGATCCCGATCGGCGGCGCCGACATGCCGGTGGTGATCTCGCTACTCAACTCCTACTCCGGCCTCGCCGCTTCGGCCACCGGCTTCGTGCTCAACAACAACCTGCTGATCATCAGCGGCGCGCTGGTCGGAGCCTCCGGCCTGATCCTCACCCAGATCATGTGCGTGGCGATGAACCGCACCCTCGGCAACGTGCTCTTCGGCGGCTTCGGCGGTGAAGAGTCCGGTGGCGCCGCCGGCTCGAACGAGTACACCAACGTGCGCTCCTACGGTGCCGACGACGCCGCCATGGTGCTCGAAAGCGCCGAGACCGTGGCCATCGTGCCGGGCTACGGGCTGGCCGTGGCGCAGGCCCAACACATCGTGCGCGAGCTCGCCGATCAGCTCGAGAAGCGCGGCGCCCAGATCACCTACGGCATCCACCCGGTGGCCGGTCGCATGCCCGGACACATGAACGTCCTCCTCGCCGAGGCCGACGTGCCCTACGAGCAACTCCTCGAAATGGACCTCATCAATCCCCAGTTCAAGGAGACCGACGTGGTGATCGTGGTGGGCGCCAACGACGTCGTCAACCCGGCCGCCGAGAGCGCTCCCGGCAGCCCCCTCTACGGCATGCCGATCCTCAAGGTCTTCGATGCCCAGACGGTGATGGTGATCAAGCGCAGCCTGTCGCCGGGCTTCGCCGGCATCAAGAACGAGCTCTTCGAGTACGACAACACCATGATGCTCTTCGGCGACGGCAAGAAGATGCTCCAGGACATGCTGACGGCGCTCAAGGAGGCCTAGGCCGGTCGAGGACCACGACCCAGAACCGGCGGAGACCCGTCAAGGAGGCGACAGGATGCGAAGTGGCGACTACGGGAACCCCAAGGGACTGCGACTGCGGTCGGGCTCAGCCCTTGTCTTCGCGTTGACTCTGATCGTCGCCACCTCCGGCTGTCTGCAGGAAACGGCGACCGAAACCACCACCCAAAAGAGCACCGGCGGAGCCATTGCCTCGGCCGAGCCGCGGGCCACCGAAGCCGGCCTCGCCATCCTGGCCAGTGGCGGCAACGCCGTCGATGCCGCCGTCGCCACCGCCCTCGCCCTCGCCGTCACCTACCCGGAAGCGGGCAACCTCGGCGGCGGTGGCTTCGCCGTCCTCAAGATCGGCGACGAGCGCAACAGTCTCGATTTCCGCGAGGTCGCCCCGGCGGCGGCGCATCGCGACATGTACCTCGACGCCGACGGCACGGCCCGCCCCGAGGCTTCGCTGATCGGTCCGCTGGCGGCCGGCGTCCCGGGATCGCCGCAGGGCCTTTGGGCCCTCCACCAGCGCTACGGAAAACTTCCTTGGCCCGAGGTCGTCGACCCCGCCATCGAGCTGGCGAGGGATGGGATCATCGTCGATGAACATCTGCGCGCAGTCCTCGCCGAAGAACAGCCCATGCTGTCGCGGTTTCCGGAGACGGCGGCCTTCTGGCTGCCGGACGGAGAGCCGCCCGCGGTCGGAACGCGACTGCGTCAGCCCGCTCTCGAGAGCACCCTGCGAGCCTACGCCGAGCAGGGTCCGTCAGCGCTCACGGCAGGGGCCATCGCGGCCGCCGTCGAGCGCACCTCGCGCCAGTACGGCGGCGTCTTGACGGCGGCGGACCTGGCGGCCTACGAGCCGGTGTGGAGGGCTCCCGTCGAAACCGAAGCCTTCGGCTGGAAGATCGCCTCGATGGACCTGCCGAGCTCCGGCGGCCTGCTCCTCGCCCAGACCTTCGCCCTGCTCGAACGTCGCGGTTGGCAGGAGCAGCCGCGCTTCGGCACCGAGCGCGCCCACCTGCTGACCGAGGCCTGGCGACGGGCCTACGCCGACCGCCTGCTGATGGGCGATCCGGCGACCTCCGAAGCCGGCGGCGAGCAGCTCCTGGCGAGCGCCTGGCTCGATCGCAGAGCCCAGGAAATCGACCCCGAGAGCGCCACGTCTTCCAACGCCGTCGGCAACTGGTCCGACAGCGCGCCGCCCACCGAGCCGCAGGACACCACCCATCTTTCGGTGATCGATGGCGACGGCAACTTGGTGGCCTTGACCACCACCCTCAATGGCCTCTTCGGCTGCGGCGTCTGGGTACCCGAGGCGGGCTTCTTCCTCAACAACGAGATGGACGATTTCACCACCGCCGTCGGTCAACCCAATCTCTACAATCTGATTCAGGGCGAGGCCAATGCGGTCGCCCCGGGCAAGCGCATGCTGTCGTCGATGACGCCCACCGTCGCCTGGCAGGAGACCGGCGGGGCGATCGTTCTCGGCGGCCGCGGCGGCTCCAAGATTCCCTCGAACACCATGCAGGTGCTGCTCAACTACATCGCCGACGGCGATGCCCTCCAAACCGCCGTCGACCGGCCCCGAATTCATCATCAGTGGCTGCCGGACGAGCTGCAGGCGGAACCGCAACGGCTGGCGCCGGAGGTCCGCCAGGCCCTCGAAGAGCGCGGCCACCGGGTCGTCATCGTGGAGCACGCCGCCAAGGTGCAGGCCGTGGCGATGCACTCCGACGGCACGCTGGAAGCCGCCGCCGATCCCCGCAGCACCGGCCAAGGGGGAGTCCTCCACCGCAGTCCCTGAAGCCTCCTCAGAGGCCGTCGAGCCGCGCTCGTGAGCGGCCCGTCCTCCTCCGGACAAAAATTCTCGGCTCATGACCGAAGCCACGGTGCGATGTCGCTGTGACGGGTTAGGTGTCTGTGCTCGGCCCCCGCCGACCGCCTGGCAATCGAATTCTTGGAGGTCTCATGAGCTTGCGTACCGTTCTCCGTCTGGCCGCGGAGCCCCGTCTCCCGGCATTGTCCGTGCTTTGCCTTGTCTGTCTCGCTCTCACGATCACGGCGGCCCCGGTTTCCGCCCAGCCGGACCTGATCGCCACCAAGACCAACGACACCAGCAGCGTCGGCGTCGTCGGCACCCCCTTCACCTGGACCATCAAGGTCGACAACATCGGCTCGAGCGACTACTTCATCGCCGGCAGCTTCGATCTGCTGCGCGATGAGCTGCCCAACACCAACATCACCTACGGCTCCCCCAACATCACGGCCCAGAGCGGCGTCACCGGCACCATCGTCTGCCGGTTGAGCAACTTCCGCCTGAGCTGCGACGGCTTCACCAACGTCACCATCGCCGCCGGCGGGAGCTTCACCGTCGCGGTCACCGCCACCCCCTCCGCCGCCGGTACCTTCGACAATCCGCGCAGCGGCCAAATCTGTCGCGCCGATCCCGGTAACGAGGACAGCGAGTCGAACGAGAGCAACAACGACTGCTCCGACTCGG
This window harbors:
- a CDS encoding NAD(P) transhydrogenase subunit alpha, with product MGPLLISIYVFVLAIFVGFEIITKVPPTLHTPLMSGANAISGITIVGAFYAAQSGHVAISSVLGCGAIALASVNVVGGFMVTDRMLKMFGQKKKR
- a CDS encoding NAD(P)(+) transhydrogenase (Re/Si-specific) subunit beta, coding for MDTTLVPILYLLSAVVFIFGIKGLTKVRTARRGNLMAAGAMLLAIVATLIELGTIDYRWILLGLLIGGTIGAFVAIKVEMTAMPEMVALFNGCGGAASALVAIAYLWFQVVEPGADGTAAGVLGADSAVSSVLSILIGAVTLTGSIVAYLKLRGWIFGRRISGQPILLPGRHLINAVVALAAIGCGIGALFFVAPTSMAGLVIGATVASLILGILLVIPIGGADMPVVISLLNSYSGLAASATGFVLNNNLLIISGALVGASGLILTQIMCVAMNRTLGNVLFGGFGGEESGGAAGSNEYTNVRSYGADDAAMVLESAETVAIVPGYGLAVAQAQHIVRELADQLEKRGAQITYGIHPVAGRMPGHMNVLLAEADVPYEQLLEMDLINPQFKETDVVIVVGANDVVNPAAESAPGSPLYGMPILKVFDAQTVMVIKRSLSPGFAGIKNELFEYDNTMMLFGDGKKMLQDMLTALKEA
- a CDS encoding asparagine synthase-related protein encodes the protein MDRPVARLIDLVDPASQQLFDLEVEEARRRVLAADPEQVLAIRGSFALVARDGEDVRLARSLDRPLRYFLAKEEAGPMLVVAESMREILEFLRGEGYEKQFHPTYCRMVPAHHVLSLKLIGCPDPNPVHRRFFAPPRAVMAPDLEVIGERYIGALYQEVQDWLERVPAEEPLGVSFSGGIDSGSVLLALYRALLESGQSPARLKAFVLSVDGGGEDVAQAREFLRRLDLEFLLEAIEVEAADLDPFEAVTLIEDYKPLDVECAVMGINLARGLRRRYSDWRFLVDGDGGDENLKDYPIEDNEELTIRSVVN
- the ggt gene encoding gamma-glutamyltransferase; protein product: MRSGDYGNPKGLRLRSGSALVFALTLIVATSGCLQETATETTTQKSTGGAIASAEPRATEAGLAILASGGNAVDAAVATALALAVTYPEAGNLGGGGFAVLKIGDERNSLDFREVAPAAAHRDMYLDADGTARPEASLIGPLAAGVPGSPQGLWALHQRYGKLPWPEVVDPAIELARDGIIVDEHLRAVLAEEQPMLSRFPETAAFWLPDGEPPAVGTRLRQPALESTLRAYAEQGPSALTAGAIAAAVERTSRQYGGVLTAADLAAYEPVWRAPVETEAFGWKIASMDLPSSGGLLLAQTFALLERRGWQEQPRFGTERAHLLTEAWRRAYADRLLMGDPATSEAGGEQLLASAWLDRRAQEIDPESATSSNAVGNWSDSAPPTEPQDTTHLSVIDGDGNLVALTTTLNGLFGCGVWVPEAGFFLNNEMDDFTTAVGQPNLYNLIQGEANAVAPGKRMLSSMTPTVAWQETGGAIVLGGRGGSKIPSNTMQVLLNYIADGDALQTAVDRPRIHHQWLPDELQAEPQRLAPEVRQALEERGHRVVIVEHAAKVQAVAMHSDGTLEAAADPRSTGQGGVLHRSP
- a CDS encoding Re/Si-specific NAD(P)(+) transhydrogenase subunit alpha, giving the protein MKLFVPRERRSDDGRVALSPETVRKLVKKGLEVEVEGGAGEGAAFPDQEYTEAGAEIAEGWDSADVVATIAAPSPAQIERMKAGALLISFMTPHQNHDAVRALVAGKVDCLAMELVPRITRAQSMDALSSQASIAGYRAVLIAASRLGKYFPLLMTAAGTIKPAKVVIMGAGVAGLQAIATAKRLGAVVEVSDIRPVVQEQVESLGGKFIPLPMAESGEGEGGYAKQMTEDFLRRQREIVHRHVAAADVVITTALIPGKPAPMLVPAAMVEAMKPGSVIVDLAVSQGGNCELSKADEEVVHQGVIILGPSNLPAGMTQDASTLYGRNVLALLEDVLDDDGGLDLDPENNDVVAGALLTRGGTVHHAATAAAMEE